TCCTTGATACGATCGACGATATACAGGTAACCCTGCTCATCCTGGTAAGCCAGATCACCGGAGTGAAACCAGCCGCCCTTGAAGGCTTCCGCGGTCTCCTCCGGCTTGTCCCAGTAGGCCACCATCAAATGGGGCGAACGATGCACGATCTCGCCTTGTTCTCCCGGCTTGCAGTCCTCCAGGGTGCCGGGCTTGACCACCCGGGTCTCCACCGAGGTCAGCGGGCGGCCGCAGGAGCTGGGCCGATCGGCGTGCTCATGGGGCAACAGCACCGTCGCCATGGGGGCGATCTCGCTTTGTCCGTAACAATTGAACAGGCGCCCCTGTGGCAACCGCTCGGCCAACTCATGGACGATCGGCTCCGGCATAATGGAGGCGCCGTAGTACAGGTTTTCCAATGTGCTCAGGTCTCGGCGGTCGAAATCCGCGTGGCGTAACAGACCAATCCACACCGTTGGCGGGGAGAAGAACGAGGTAATCTTCTGTTCTTCGATCAGCGCCAGAACCTGGTCCGCCACCGGCGCGTCGATGAGATAATTGAACGATCCGCACAACAGGCCCGGCATCAAAAACACGTGCATCTGCGCCGAGTGATACAGGGGCAATGCCGCCAGACTGCGGTCCTTTCCACTGATATCCAGATGTAACAGGCAGGATTGGTATTCCGCCATGAGAGACCGATGGGTATGCATGGCCCCCTTGGGATCGGAGGTGGTGCCGGAGGTATAAAGAATCTGCACCACATCGTCATCGCTGAGCGCTATGTCCGGCGCCTCCGCGCTGCCGTCGCCCTGGGCCAGGGCCAGAATATCCGTTTCTTCACCGGCTTCTCCACGGCGCAAGGAACCGTGCAGTTCAACGCCAAGCTCTTCGCGCACCGCCGCCACATTGGCCGCCAGGCTCTGGTCGCAAAACAGGGCACGGGCGCCGGACTGATTACAGATGTAGGTCAATTCACGCTGAACCAGCCCGTAGTTCACCGGCACATGAATCAAACCGGCCCGGGCGCAAGCCAGCCAGAGCAGGACATAGGCATCGGAGTTCTTGCCGTAGGCGGCGACACGATCCCCTCTTTGCAATCCCAACGCCAGCAAGCCATTGGCGATCCGGTTGGCGGCAAGATCCAGTTCCTGATAGGACCAGAGACGATCCTCGAATTGCAGGGCCGGCGCCGTGGGGTGGCGGCCGGCGGAACGGCGCAGGGCATCGCCAATGGTATTGCGAATGGCCACCTGAACCGAGTCGGCAAGGTCGTTTTGTTTTGTCATCGGGTTCTTCCCTGTTGTTATCCGTTTTCAATGAACAGCGGCGCGCCCATGCAGGCACGCCGCGCGCAGGCCTACCCCATCATACGAGGCAGAAACAAAATGAAGTCCGGCACGGTCATCAGGAAGATCAGTACGAACAGGTCCATGACCAGGAACCAGAAGATACCTTTGAAAATCGAGGTGGTGGAAGCCAGATTACCCACCACCCCTTTGATCACGAACACGTTCATGCCAATCGGCGGGGTGATCATGCCGATCTCCAGCAGCTTGGTAAGCACCACGCCAAACCACAGCAGGCTCAGATCGGCGGCGCCGATGATCGGCAGCACGATGGGCAAGGTCAGCAGCATGGCGCCAATCGGCTCCAGGAACATACCCAGCAGCAGATAAATCACCACGATCATTAACAGCACCATGAAGGTGCTGGCGCCGCCGCCAATAACCAGGGACGACAGATAATCACCGGCGCCGGACAACGCAAGGAAGCGCGTCAGCAGGCTGGCGCCGACGGCGATCACCATCAGGGCACCAGTAGTCAGCAGGGTTTCCAGAATCGCGTTACGGAATCGCTCCCACGTCAAAGCCTTGCGCATCAAGGCAACGATGCAAGCCAGGAACGCACCGACCGCGCCCGCTTCCGTGGGCGTGAAAATACCGCCAAACAGACCGCCGAAAATACCGACCATGATCAGAATCACCGGCCAGGTTTCCTTGAGCGCCGCGATCTTTTCCCGTCTGGAAACCTCCTCCTTGACGTCCGGGGCGAGAGACGGGTTCAGCTTCACTCTTATCATTACTACCAGGATGTAACCCACCGTGGTCAGGATGCCGGCACTGATGCCGCCCAGAAACAAGCCGGTGATCGGTACCTGGGCAATGATGCCGTACAGGATCATGATGATGGACGGCGGAATCAGCGCACCGATGGTACCGGCCACCGCCACCGTGCCGGTGGCCAGCTCCGGGTGATACTTATGGCGAATCATCTCCGGCACCGCGATGCGCCCCATGGCCGCGGAGCACGCCACGGAAGAGCCGGATACGGCGGCAAAGCCGGCGGAACCAAAGATCGATGCCACCGCCAGACCACCGGGAATCGATGCCAGCCACAGCCGCGCCGCGCGGAACAGGCCCTGGGTCAACTGAGCATGAAAGCAGATGAATCCCAGCAGCAGGAACATGGGAACGGAACTGAGCACCCAGTTGGCGGCGAATTGATAGGGAATCAGCCCCAGAGAGCCCCACGCCACGCCCCAGCCCATCAAATACCAGAGGCCACCGAAGGATACGCCGATCAGCGCCATGCCGATGGGTACCCGCAAGCCGATCAGCACCAGCAGCATTGCCAGGCCAGTCAGGCCGATTTGAACGTCCGTCATTTCACGTCCTCCTGGTCCAGGTCGGCGTGATGACTCGCGGCCAATGGCATTTCATCCGGCTGCGCGCGCCCTTCATCCAAACCGGATTTCAAGCCAAACAAATAGACAATGAATTTATAGAAAAGAACCAGGGTCATCAGACCGATGCCCACCGGCAGGACAAAATAGGTCTGCCAGACAGCGATACTGGCATCCCCTTGCACCACGGAGGCGTTAATGGCGTGTTTGGAGAGGGCTTCGCCCCAGGTGCGCACCGCCAGGAAAGAGAACACCACGCCGGAAAATGCCAACGCCCACCCTTCCAGGTGTTTCTGCACGATTTTGGGCAGCCGCTCGGTCACCACTTCCACGGTAATGTGACCGTTCTTCTGCTCGGCATAGGCCAGGGGCACGAAGGCCGCGACGATCATGTAATAGTGCGAGACAATGGTGATGGTTCCCGGTATCGGGGTACCGAAAACATAGCGACCGATCACGTCGAAGGTGACATGGAGCATCATCAACGCGATGGCGAGGCCACCGATGACGGTCATGAGATTGGTGATTTTGGATAGCCAACGACCCAATGCATACATAAATAACGCTCCTTAGCGGAAAAGCAGGTCGATTTTTACTGTTGTTGTTATCCAGGCCATATTACGACTCCCGTGCGTTACCGCGCCGTTATCAACGGACACGGCGTTATTGTTTTAAGTCTTTTTCATGACGAACCAGAGGGCTCTGAAACAGGGACCTATTTAAGTAAAGCCAATTGATTCATTGCCATTTCGGGTTTGGAGGGGATAAACGACAACGCTTCATCCATCGGCGCTTCGAGTGTAAGAGGCGGTTTGTCCGGGTATCATCGTCGGTTCCGACGAAGTCTCGCTTCCCGGAACACAGAGCCGGAGCAAGCACCAGGGAAGAGATTAAAAAGGAACCCCGCGCCCGGTCTCCTGAGAGACGCCGATGGGACGGCTGGCCTGCAATACAGACGCGGAATTCAAGGTAAATGTTAAATCAGGACCGCACCGCTTCACGCCGGGGACGATAACCGGCGAACTGCTCACGCAGTTTGGTCTTCAGCAGCTTCCCGGTGGCGGTATGCGGCAGCTCGTCCACGAACACGATGTCGTCCGGCAGCCACCACTTCACCACCCGCTCCGCCAGGTGCGCCATGATCTCGTCCTCATCGACTTGCGCGCCGGCGCGTTTCACCACCACCATCAGCGGGCGTTCCTGCCATTTTTCATGGGGAATGGCAATCACCGCGGCCTCCGCCACGCCGGGATGGGAGAAGGCGGCGTTTTCCAGATCCATGGAGGAAATCCACTCCCCCCCGGACTTGATCACGTCCTTGGCCCGGTCCACCAGTTGCAGATAGCCGTCCGGATCCATGGTGGCGATGTCGCCGGTGGGGAAGTAACCCTCGTCATCGAGCACATTGCCGCCTTCAGCCCGGAAGTAGCCGTTGGCGATCCAGGGACCACGAATATAGAGATGACCGGAATGCACGCCATCCCAGGGCTGTGGCCCCCCTTCATCGTTGACGATCTTGATGTGCACGCCCCAGATACCACGTCCCTGCTTCACCTTGAGCTCATCCAGGCCGTCGCGATCCAGGTCATCGTGTTTCGGCAGAGGCCGGTTGACCACACCCAACGGACTGGTTTCCGTCATACCCCAGCCCTGAATCACCTGAGCTCCCAGCTGAGTCTCCAGCCGTCGCACCATGGCCCGCGGCGGCGCGCTGCCACCGATACCGATGGTGTCGATACACAGTTCCTTATCCAGATCCAGTTCCGGATGGGCATCCAGGTACTGGAAGAACATCAGCCACACCGTGGGCACCGCCTGGGAAAACGTTACCCGCTCGTCACGCATCAGCGGATAGAGATGCTCACCGTCCAGATGTTCGCCGGGCAGAACCATTTTCGCGCCGACCATGGCCGCCACGTAGGGCATGCCCCAGGCATTGGCATGGAACATCGGTACCACCAGTAATAAGGTGGAACGGACACTGACATTGAACGCGTCCGGCGCCATCGCCATCAGCGAGTGCAATACGGTGGAACGATGGGAGTACAACACCCCTTTCGGGTTGCCGGTGGTACCGGAGGTGTAGCACAGACTGGACGCGGTGCGCTCGTCGAATTCCGGCCAGGCGAATTCAGCGCTGGCGCCTTCCACCAGGTCTTCGTAACAAAGCAGACCGGGAATATCGGCCTGGGGCATGTGGGCGCGATCGGTCAGCGCCACGAAATGCTCGATA
This sequence is a window from Alloalcanivorax dieselolei B5. Protein-coding genes within it:
- a CDS encoding TRAP transporter large permease; its protein translation is MTDVQIGLTGLAMLLVLIGLRVPIGMALIGVSFGGLWYLMGWGVAWGSLGLIPYQFAANWVLSSVPMFLLLGFICFHAQLTQGLFRAARLWLASIPGGLAVASIFGSAGFAAVSGSSVACSAAMGRIAVPEMIRHKYHPELATGTVAVAGTIGALIPPSIIMILYGIIAQVPITGLFLGGISAGILTTVGYILVVMIRVKLNPSLAPDVKEEVSRREKIAALKETWPVILIMVGIFGGLFGGIFTPTEAGAVGAFLACIVALMRKALTWERFRNAILETLLTTGALMVIAVGASLLTRFLALSGAGDYLSSLVIGGGASTFMVLLMIVVIYLLLGMFLEPIGAMLLTLPIVLPIIGAADLSLLWFGVVLTKLLEIGMITPPIGMNVFVIKGVVGNLASTTSIFKGIFWFLVMDLFVLIFLMTVPDFILFLPRMMG
- a CDS encoding long-chain-fatty-acid--CoA ligase; amino-acid sequence: MQGLMQDKPLLISSLIEHAATFHPEQEIVSRSIEGPIHRTNYRRIAHRAKQVANVLNELGVEFGDRVGTLAWNTWRHMELYFGVSGSGAVLHTVNPRLFPEQVEYILNHAEDKVLFFDISFAPLVEKLVPKLKSIEHFVALTDRAHMPQADIPGLLCYEDLVEGASAEFAWPEFDERTASSLCYTSGTTGNPKGVLYSHRSTVLHSLMAMAPDAFNVSVRSTLLLVVPMFHANAWGMPYVAAMVGAKMVLPGEHLDGEHLYPLMRDERVTFSQAVPTVWLMFFQYLDAHPELDLDKELCIDTIGIGGSAPPRAMVRRLETQLGAQVIQGWGMTETSPLGVVNRPLPKHDDLDRDGLDELKVKQGRGIWGVHIKIVNDEGGPQPWDGVHSGHLYIRGPWIANGYFRAEGGNVLDDEGYFPTGDIATMDPDGYLQLVDRAKDVIKSGGEWISSMDLENAAFSHPGVAEAAVIAIPHEKWQERPLMVVVKRAGAQVDEDEIMAHLAERVVKWWLPDDIVFVDELPHTATGKLLKTKLREQFAGYRPRREAVRS
- a CDS encoding fatty acyl-CoA synthetase; the protein is MTKQNDLADSVQVAIRNTIGDALRRSAGRHPTAPALQFEDRLWSYQELDLAANRIANGLLALGLQRGDRVAAYGKNSDAYVLLWLACARAGLIHVPVNYGLVQRELTYICNQSGARALFCDQSLAANVAAVREELGVELHGSLRRGEAGEETDILALAQGDGSAEAPDIALSDDDVVQILYTSGTTSDPKGAMHTHRSLMAEYQSCLLHLDISGKDRSLAALPLYHSAQMHVFLMPGLLCGSFNYLIDAPVADQVLALIEEQKITSFFSPPTVWIGLLRHADFDRRDLSTLENLYYGASIMPEPIVHELAERLPQGRLFNCYGQSEIAPMATVLLPHEHADRPSSCGRPLTSVETRVVKPGTLEDCKPGEQGEIVHRSPHLMVAYWDKPEETAEAFKGGWFHSGDLAYQDEQGYLYIVDRIKDVVNTGGVLVASRDVEEALYGHESVAEVAVIGVPHEKWIESIVAVVVVKEGKTADAAALIDHARQHLAPFKVPKAVHFVEALPKNTAGKLLKRTLREQYAS
- a CDS encoding TRAP transporter small permease — translated: MYALGRWLSKITNLMTVIGGLAIALMMLHVTFDVIGRYVFGTPIPGTITIVSHYYMIVAAFVPLAYAEQKNGHITVEVVTERLPKIVQKHLEGWALAFSGVVFSFLAVRTWGEALSKHAINASVVQGDASIAVWQTYFVLPVGIGLMTLVLFYKFIVYLFGLKSGLDEGRAQPDEMPLAASHHADLDQEDVK